The Myxococcota bacterium genome segment CGTGCGCGTGAAGGGCCCCAAGGGGCAGCTGGAAGAGGCGGTCGCGCCCCACACGAAGGTGGAGGTGGCCGGCGCCGAGGTGCGCGTCGCGCGCGACAGCGACGAGAAGCGCGCCAAGGCCATGCATGGGCTGATGCGCGCGCTGATCGCCAACATGGTCACGGGAGTCACCACGGGATTCTCGAAGAGCCTCGACGTGATCGGCGTCGGCTACCGCGCCGAGGTGCAGGGCAAGAAGCTCACGCTCACCATCGGCTACTCGCACCCGGTCGTGGTCGAGGTGCCGCAGGGGCTCGAGGTCGTGGCC includes the following:
- the rplF gene encoding 50S ribosomal protein L6; protein product: MSRIGKQPVAIAKGVEVQVANGRVRVKGPKGQLEEAVAPHTKVEVAGAEVRVARDSDEKRAKAMHGLMRALIANMVTGVTTGFSKSLDVIGVGYRAEVQGKKLTLTIGYSHPVVVEVPQGLEVVAESQTRLVIKGANKQQVGQFAAEVREVRMPEPYKGKGIRYVDEVVRRKVGKTGVSSGS